Proteins encoded by one window of Cylindrospermum stagnale PCC 7417:
- a CDS encoding NarK family nitrate/nitrite MFS transporter — protein sequence MLKGLFSLKGRYRILHQTWFAFFLTFVCWFNFAPFATTIGKELQLAPEQIKTLAICNLALTIPARLIIGMLLDRFGPKITYSILLMFAAVPCLATALSQDFNQLVISRLLMGIVGSGFVVGIRMVAEWFPPKEMGIAQGIYGGWGNFGAFGAEFALPILAIATGFLGGGGSNWRLAIALTGIISAIYGVIYYNSVQDTPKGKVYKKPKKNGSLEVTSVKSFWAMIISNFGLIFALGLLAWRLEQKNIHFLTLSQMYLAWLGLAGLFAYQTYKAYEVNRELLIGKRTYAPAQRYQFGQVAILEFTYITNFGSELAAVSMLPAFFEKTFGLEHVVAGMIAATYPFLNLVSRPSGGLISDKFGSRKWTMTIVSAGIGVGYLMTHFINSSWPIPLAIAATMFAAYFAQAGCGATYGIVPLIKKEATGQIAGNVGAYGNFGGVVYLTIFSLTDAATLFSTMGLTALVCAFMCAFFLKEPQGSFATDENESLEPETQQSAFLVED from the coding sequence ATGCTGAAAGGATTATTTTCATTAAAGGGACGCTATCGCATCTTACATCAGACTTGGTTTGCCTTTTTTCTCACCTTTGTCTGTTGGTTTAACTTTGCTCCCTTTGCGACAACAATTGGTAAGGAATTACAGTTAGCACCTGAACAAATTAAAACCTTAGCTATCTGTAATCTGGCGCTAACAATCCCGGCGCGGTTAATTATTGGGATGCTGCTGGATCGTTTTGGCCCCAAAATTACCTACTCAATCTTGCTGATGTTTGCCGCTGTTCCTTGTTTAGCTACAGCGCTATCACAAGACTTTAATCAATTAGTCATCAGTCGCTTATTGATGGGTATTGTGGGATCTGGGTTTGTCGTTGGTATCCGCATGGTGGCAGAATGGTTCCCCCCGAAAGAGATGGGAATTGCTCAAGGTATTTATGGCGGTTGGGGTAATTTTGGCGCCTTTGGGGCAGAGTTTGCCCTACCGATACTTGCCATTGCTACTGGTTTTTTAGGTGGTGGTGGTTCTAACTGGCGATTAGCGATCGCACTCACAGGCATAATTTCGGCAATTTACGGCGTAATTTATTACAACAGCGTCCAAGATACACCCAAAGGCAAAGTCTACAAAAAACCCAAGAAAAATGGCTCTTTAGAAGTAACCAGCGTTAAAAGCTTCTGGGCCATGATTATCTCCAATTTTGGCTTAATTTTCGCCCTGGGTTTATTAGCTTGGCGATTAGAACAAAAAAATATTCACTTCCTCACTCTCAGCCAAATGTATCTAGCTTGGTTGGGTTTAGCAGGATTATTTGCTTACCAAACCTACAAAGCTTATGAAGTAAACCGAGAACTGCTAATTGGTAAGAGAACCTACGCACCAGCACAACGTTATCAGTTTGGTCAAGTAGCTATTCTCGAATTCACTTACATCACTAATTTTGGCTCTGAACTTGCAGCCGTTTCCATGCTACCCGCATTTTTTGAAAAAACCTTTGGTCTAGAGCATGTGGTAGCAGGAATGATTGCAGCAACCTATCCATTTTTAAACTTAGTTTCTCGCCCCAGTGGTGGCTTAATTTCTGATAAATTCGGTTCTCGCAAATGGACAATGACCATTGTCTCTGCCGGTATTGGTGTCGGCTATTTGATGACACACTTTATTAATAGCAGTTGGCCCATTCCTTTAGCCATCGCCGCCACAATGTTTGCCGCCTACTTTGCCCAAGCTGGCTGCGGTGCAACTTACGGAATTGTACCCCTGATTAAAAAAGAAGCCACCGGACAAATTGCCGGGAATGTCGGCGCTTACGGTAATTTTGGCGGTGTGGTTTATCTAACAATTTTTAGCCTAACTGACGCAGCAACACTGTTTTCCACAATGGGTTTAACAGCTTTGGTTTGCGCTTTTATGTGTGCCTTCTTCCTTAAAGAACCACAAGGTTCTTTTGCTACCGATGAAAATGAATCACTAGAACCAGAAACCCAACAATCTGCTTTTCTAGTAGAAGATTAA
- a CDS encoding ferredoxin--nitrite reductase produces MTDTATTTTAGLNKFEKLKAEKDGLLIKGEIEKLASLGWEAMDETDRDHRLKWVGVFFRPVTPGKFMMRLRLPNGILTSNQMLVLAEVLQRYGEDGSADITTRQNIQLRGIRIEDLPDIFQRFSAVGLTTVQSGMDNVRNITGDAVAGLDADELYDTRELVQQIQDMITNSGVGNAEFTNLPRKFNIAIAGGRDNSVHAEINDLAFVPAFKEESFQSPIFGFNVLVGGFFSAKRCEAAIPLNVWVSPEEVVALCRAILFVYRDHGLRANRQKARLMWLIDEWGIEKFRAEVEKRLGKSLLPAAAKDEIDWEKRDHIGIYAQKQPGLNYVGLHIPVGRLYAGDMFEIARLAQVYGSGEIRLTIEQNVIIPNIPGSRLTTLLTEPLLERFSVNPGNLARSLVSCTGAQFCNFALIETKNRALAIVAALEAELILTHPVRIHWTGCPNSCGQPQVAEIGLMGTKIRKNGKTLEGVDIYMGGKVGKDAHLGTCVTKGVACEDLQPILRELLIEHFGAKLKQEALISS; encoded by the coding sequence ATGACAGACACAGCAACTACCACAACAGCCGGACTTAACAAGTTTGAGAAACTCAAAGCAGAAAAAGATGGACTCCTGATTAAAGGGGAGATAGAGAAACTTGCCTCTCTTGGCTGGGAAGCAATGGACGAAACAGACCGTGACCATCGACTCAAATGGGTAGGTGTGTTTTTTCGCCCAGTTACCCCAGGTAAGTTTATGATGCGGCTACGGCTGCCCAACGGTATTCTTACCAGCAATCAGATGCTAGTTTTAGCAGAAGTGCTACAACGCTACGGTGAAGACGGCAGCGCTGATATTACCACAAGACAAAATATCCAATTGCGGGGCATCAGAATTGAAGACTTACCGGATATATTTCAGAGATTTAGCGCCGTTGGTTTAACCACAGTCCAGTCAGGGATGGATAACGTCCGCAACATCACGGGTGACGCTGTAGCGGGGTTGGATGCTGATGAGTTGTATGACACACGAGAGTTGGTGCAGCAAATTCAGGACATGATCACCAACTCTGGCGTTGGTAACGCAGAGTTTACCAACCTGCCGCGCAAGTTTAATATTGCGATCGCCGGGGGCAGAGATAATTCAGTTCATGCCGAAATTAACGATTTAGCGTTTGTCCCCGCCTTTAAGGAAGAATCCTTCCAATCTCCAATATTTGGCTTTAACGTCTTGGTAGGTGGTTTTTTCTCAGCCAAACGCTGTGAAGCGGCGATTCCCTTAAATGTTTGGGTGTCCCCCGAAGAGGTGGTTGCTTTATGCAGAGCCATTTTGTTCGTTTATCGCGACCACGGCTTACGCGCCAATCGCCAAAAAGCCCGCCTGATGTGGCTAATTGACGAATGGGGGATAGAAAAATTCCGCGCCGAAGTAGAAAAGCGTTTGGGTAAATCATTGTTACCCGCAGCGGCCAAAGATGAAATCGACTGGGAAAAACGCGACCATATTGGGATATATGCACAAAAACAACCGGGACTGAACTACGTAGGCTTACACATTCCCGTCGGTCGGTTGTATGCCGGAGATATGTTTGAAATCGCCCGTCTGGCCCAGGTTTACGGCAGTGGAGAAATTCGCCTGACAATTGAGCAAAATGTGATCATCCCCAATATCCCCGGATCGCGGTTGACAACACTTTTAACAGAACCTTTGCTGGAGAGGTTTTCAGTTAATCCAGGTAACTTGGCGCGATCGCTAGTTTCCTGCACCGGCGCACAATTTTGCAACTTCGCCCTCATCGAAACCAAAAACCGCGCCCTGGCCATCGTTGCCGCCTTAGAAGCCGAGTTAATCCTCACTCATCCCGTGCGAATTCATTGGACAGGTTGCCCCAACTCCTGCGGACAGCCCCAAGTAGCCGAAATCGGCTTGATGGGTACGAAAATTCGCAAAAATGGCAAAACCTTAGAAGGGGTAGACATCTATATGGGTGGCAAAGTCGGTAAAGATGCTCATTTAGGAACTTGTGTGACTAAAGGCGTTGCCTGTGAAGACTTGCAGCCAATATTGCGGGAATTATTGATTGAACACTTTGGCGCCAAACTGAAGCAAGAAGCCTTGATTTCCAGTTAA
- a CDS encoding ubiquinol-cytochrome c reductase iron-sulfur subunit translates to MKRRDFFNWVGLGLLASSLPVAFAACSSQETTEAAPASKTWQKVGTTADLDKTGQLLVTKSPVGPVLVIGTSKAKNLIAVNPTCTHKGCTLAWKAKDKKLVCPCHQAEFGTDGEVKKGPAQNPLKTYVAKIEGKSVLVKPA, encoded by the coding sequence ATGAAACGTCGTGATTTCTTCAATTGGGTAGGTTTGGGTTTGTTAGCGAGTTCTCTACCCGTAGCTTTTGCCGCCTGTTCTTCCCAGGAAACTACAGAAGCGGCTCCCGCATCTAAAACTTGGCAAAAGGTTGGGACGACAGCAGATTTAGATAAGACTGGACAATTACTGGTAACTAAATCGCCGGTGGGGCCTGTTTTGGTAATCGGTACTTCAAAAGCCAAAAATCTGATTGCTGTTAACCCAACTTGCACTCATAAAGGTTGCACATTGGCATGGAAGGCTAAAGACAAAAAGTTAGTCTGTCCCTGTCATCAGGCAGAATTTGGCACTGATGGTGAGGTCAAAAAAGGCCCAGCCCAAAACCCGCTGAAAACTTACGTTGCTAAAATTGAGGGTAAATCAGTTCTAGTCAAGCCAGCCTAG
- a CDS encoding HEAT repeat domain-containing protein, whose amino-acid sequence MVKNLNQLLEQVEAAYNAADWSLTIQYLQQLISEKDSQHPEIEKNREYLLKLTLSILEMGNFQQRWDIAHVLGWLGNIAIPSLIDILEDEDAEEELRWYAVRHLGKSQHPDAIASLVQLIKTNQNDELKLMAAVALGRMGNIALAPVCQLLEHEDTRLLAVLALSYNRRTETITPLLSVVDDPQAEIRTAAIEALSSFHDRRVPPVLLTAVDDVAATVRRVAVSGLGFRPDLREALDLVGRLQPRLYDAELLVRSTAVLSMYRMGCDQAAKELFLLLTSPHTPISLQLEIIRALSWLGTNSSLEYLQQALLQSSSQTLWQEIVTVLGRVRQPQLTTIAAEILLDMLQALHPATEIAAFKCAIALSLGQLGKMQAIEPLILLLADTDSSVRLHAIAALKNLAPEVAHQRLQQLANSPIQPDLQQGIAIALAEW is encoded by the coding sequence ATGGTGAAGAATCTCAACCAGCTTTTGGAACAAGTAGAGGCAGCATACAATGCAGCTGATTGGTCATTGACAATTCAATATCTGCAACAGTTGATTTCAGAAAAAGACTCTCAACACCCAGAAATCGAGAAAAATAGAGAATATTTGCTGAAATTAACGCTGTCAATTTTGGAAATGGGGAATTTTCAGCAACGCTGGGATATTGCCCATGTGTTGGGTTGGTTGGGAAATATTGCCATCCCCTCACTGATTGACATCTTAGAAGATGAAGATGCAGAGGAAGAATTACGCTGGTATGCGGTGAGACATTTGGGGAAATCTCAGCACCCAGATGCGATCGCGTCTTTGGTGCAATTAATCAAAACCAATCAAAACGACGAACTCAAGCTGATGGCCGCAGTAGCCCTAGGACGAATGGGGAATATAGCGCTTGCTCCAGTCTGCCAACTCCTAGAACATGAAGATACGCGGCTTTTGGCTGTTCTTGCACTCTCCTACAATCGACGCACAGAAACTATCACACCGTTGTTGAGTGTAGTTGATGATCCACAAGCAGAAATCCGCACCGCCGCAATTGAAGCCCTCAGCAGCTTTCACGATCGCCGTGTGCCACCAGTGCTGTTAACCGCTGTCGATGATGTAGCTGCCACAGTTAGGCGTGTAGCAGTGAGTGGTTTAGGTTTTCGCCCTGATTTACGAGAAGCATTAGATCTAGTAGGGAGATTGCAACCAAGGCTGTATGACGCCGAGCTTCTGGTTCGTAGTACTGCCGTACTATCCATGTACCGAATGGGTTGTGATCAAGCTGCCAAAGAGTTATTCTTATTACTCACATCACCTCACACACCAATCAGCCTACAACTAGAAATCATCCGCGCTCTTAGCTGGCTAGGGACTAATTCTAGTTTGGAATATCTCCAACAAGCGCTCTTGCAGAGTTCATCACAGACACTATGGCAAGAAATTGTTACAGTTTTAGGACGAGTGCGACAGCCGCAGTTAACGACAATAGCAGCAGAAATTTTATTGGATATGCTGCAAGCCTTGCATCCTGCTACTGAAATTGCCGCTTTTAAATGTGCGATCGCACTTTCTTTAGGGCAGTTAGGCAAGATGCAGGCGATTGAGCCACTAATTTTGCTGCTAGCCGATACAGATTCATCAGTGAGATTACACGCGATCGCCGCCTTGAAAAATTTGGCTCCAGAGGTTGCCCATCAACGATTGCAGCAATTAGCCAATAGCCCAATACAACCAGATTTACAACAAGGAATTGCGATCGCTTTAGCCGAATGGTAA